A genomic window from Triticum urartu cultivar G1812 chromosome 7, Tu2.1, whole genome shotgun sequence includes:
- the LOC125521950 gene encoding uncharacterized protein LOC125521950 — translation MGKKLPPSTPASSWTETAGRRRKGPSLAPLSACKRRRTPEASGWASLPTDVVHLVTSRLLADDVVDYIVFRAVCSGWRSCTSDARDPTLRKPDLLPRGWVALCDGDGVRPDDAGEISFFHTQTARRLRVRLPELRRHRIVGFTQGLIILLNKRTTAVRVLHPFTRVVVDLPSLVPVFHDAVRNRNSLLDMNAAVCSASTTSIAVVAWFLWTRVVIGAEAGRPTWEVLHRGLFLRSILPFQGRLYATVAMGGSREIMQLYPRSPHPVLAHVPNDFGNPSLCNYFLVESGGQVLLAVHHLTGQHCGVEPLQQNAYRLFALDIDRGELIPVNCLGGHALFLNRDRCLSVSARDLPSVSSNSIYFSLHRDPVVVHSIRIGFSERLAVSCQIHDGKDRIRPSMRPFTIADHLLTYCHPHEWTKGLMFHEYHSIPESFEELTTNIKAKNSELRIPRIAVR, via the exons ATGGGGAAAAAGCTACCCCCTTCTACTCCGGCCTCGTCATGGACGGAGACGGCGGGAAGGCGGCGCAAAGGCCCCTCCTTGGCCCCGCTCTCTGCCTGCAAGCGCCGGCGGACCCCTGAGGCAAGCGGCTGGGCTTCCCTCCCCACCGATGTAGTTCACCTCGTCACCAGCCGCCTGCTGGCCGACGACGTGGTGGACTACATCGTCTTCCGGGCCGTCTGCTCCGGCTGGCGCAGCTGCACGAGCGACGCGCGCGACCCCACCCTGCGCAAACCGGACCTCCTGCCGCGCGGCTGGGTCGCCCTCTGCGACGGCGACGGGGTACGCCCGGACGACGCCGGCGAGATCAGCTTCTTCCACACACAGACGGCCAGGCGCCTCCGCGTCCGCCTGCCGGAGCTCCGGCGCCACAGGATCGTCGGCTTCACCCAAGGACTGATCATTCTTCTGAACAAACGCACCACCGCCGTGCGGGTGCTGCATCCCTTCACACGGGTCGTGGTCGACCTCCCGTCCCTCGTCCCCGTGTTCCACGACGCCGTCAGGAACCGGAACTCTCTGCTTGACATGAATGCCGCGGTCTGCAGCGCGTCCACGACCTCCATTGCCGTGGTGGCCTGGTTCCTGTGGACGCGCGTGGTGATCGGCGCCGAGGCTGGCCGCCCAACTTGGGAGGTCCTCCACCGAGGGCTTTTCCTTAGGAGCATCCTGCCCTTCCAAGGAAGGCTTTACGCCACCGTCGCCATGGGTGGCTCAAGAGAGATCATGCAGCTGTACCCGAGATCACCACATCCTGTGCTTGCTCATGTTCCAAATGATTTCGGTAATCCGAGCCTATGCAACTACTTCCTCGTAGAGTCCGGTGGACAAGTGCTGCTTGCTGTCCACCATTTAACCGGGCAACATTGTGGCGTGGAGCCCTTACAGCAAAATGCCTATAGGCTATTTGCGTTGGACATCGACCGCGGTGAACTGATCCCAGTGAACTGCCTCGGTGGCCACGCGCTGTTCCTCAACAGGGATCGGTGCCTCTCTGTTTCGGCGAGGGACCTCCCATCTGTGAGCAGCAATTCCATTTACTTCTCTTTGCACCGTGACCCTGTTGTGGTGCACTCCATAAGGATAGGTTTCTCTGAGCGGCTAGCAGTGTCATGCCAAATACATGACGGGAAGGATAGGATCCGACCCTCCATGCGCCCTTTCACCATTGCCGACCATCTTCTAACCTACTGCCATCCTCATGAGTG GACAAAAGGACTCATGTTTCATGAGTACCACTCTATACCTGAATCTTTCGAGGAATTGACGACGAACATCAAGGCAAAAAATTCTGAACTACGGATTCCTCGCATTGCGGTTCGTTGA